In one Rhopalosiphum padi isolate XX-2018 chromosome 3, ASM2088224v1, whole genome shotgun sequence genomic region, the following are encoded:
- the LOC132925473 gene encoding zinc finger protein 782-like, whose protein sequence is MEHTKTYTGDKPYRCDLCDKTFNQNNQLAIHQRTHTGEKPYKCDICGKFFGYNQVLKTHQRTHTGEKPYQCDICGKFFGYSQVLKIHRRTHTGEKPYKCDLCDKSFNKNNQLTIHQRTHTGEKPYKCDICGKFFGYSQVLTTHLRTHTGEKPYKCDICGKFYAYSQVLTTHRRTHTGEKPFQCGLCDKSFNQNNQLTTHQRTHTGEKPYKCDICGKLFGYSQVLKTHRRTHTGEKPFQCDLCDNSFNQNIQLIIHQRTHTK, encoded by the coding sequence ATGGAGCATACAAAGACGTACACAGGAGATAAGCCATATCGGTGTGATTTGTGTGATAAGACATTCAATCAGAATAATCAGTTGGCAATACACCAACGAACGCACACAGGAGAGAAGCCTTATAAATGTGACATTTGTGGCAAATTTTTTGGTTATAATCAAGTTCTGAAGACACACCAACGAACGCACACGGGAGAGAAGCCATACCAATGTGACATTTGTGGCAAATTTTTTGGTTATAGTCAAGTTCTGAAGATACACCGACGAACGCACACAGGAGAGAAACCATACAAATGTGATTTGTGTGATAAGTCGTTCAATAAGAATAATCAGTTGACAATACACCAACGAACGCACACAGGAGAGAAGCCTTATAAATGTGACATTTGTGGCAAATTTTTTGGTTATAGTCAAGTTCTGACGACACACCTACGAACGCACACGGGAGAGAAGCCATACAAATGTGATATTTGTGGCAAATTTTATGCTTATAGTCAAGTTCTGACGACACACCGACGAACGCACACAGGAGAAAAACCATTTCAGTGTGGTTTGTGTGATAAGTCGTTCAATCAGAATAATCAGTTGACAACACACCAACGAACGCACACAGGAGAGAAGCCATATAAATGTGACATTTGTGGCAAACTTTTTGGTTATAGTCAAGTTCTGAAGACACACCGACGAACGCACACAGGAGAGAAACCATTTCAGTGTGATTTGTGTGATAATTCGTTCAATCAGAATATTCAGTTGATAATACACCAACGAACGCACACaaagtag
- the LOC132925474 gene encoding zinc finger protein 239-like: protein MCEKPNKNPMEHTMTYTGEKPFQCDLCDKSFKQNYQLTIHRRSHTGEKPYQCELCDKSFTKNIQLTTHRRSHTGEKPYKCDICGKFFGYSQVLKTHRRTHTGEKPYQCELCDKSFNKNIHQVLKTHQRMHTGEKPYKCDICGKFFGYNQVLKIHRRTHTGEKPFQCDLCDKSFNQNNQLTIHQSTHTGMKPFQCDLCDKSFNQNIQLTIHQRTHTGEKPYKCDICGKFFRYRNNFTVHRRTHMV from the exons ATGTGTGAAAAACCGAATAAAAATCCTATGGAGCATACAATGACGTACACAGGAGAGAAGCCATTTCAGTGTGATTTGTGTGATAAGTCATTCAAACAGAATTATCAGTTGACAATACACCGACGATCACACACAGGAGAGAAACCATATCAGTGTGAATTGTGTGATAAGTCGTTCACTAAGAATATTCAGTTGACAACACATCGACGATCGCACACAGGAGAGAAGCCTTATAAATGTGACATTTGTGGCAAATTTTTTGGTTATAGTCAAGTTCTGAAGACACACCGACGAACGCACACAGGAGAGAAACCATATCAGTGTGAATTGTGTGATAAGTCGTTCAATAAGAATATTCA TCAAGTTCTGAAGACACACCAACGAATGCACACTGGAGAGAAGCCATATAAATGTGACATTTGTGGCAAATTTTTTGGTTATAATCAAGTTCTGAAGATACACCGACGAACGCACACAGGAGAGAAACCATTTCAGTGTGATTTGTGTGATAAGTCGTTCAATCAGAATAATCAGTTGACAATACACCAAAGCACGCACACAGGAATGAAACCATTTCAGTGTGATTTGTGTGATAAGTCGTTCAATCAGAATATTCAGTTGACAATACACCAACGAACGCACACAGGAGAGAAGCCTTATAAATGTGACATTTGTGGCAAATTTTTCCGGTATCGCAATAATTTTACAGTTCATCGGCGTACACATATGGTATAG